Genomic window (Pseudomonas xantholysinigenes):
CCTATACTGATGCGATCCCCGATTCATGGCCGTTTGCGACGGCCCCGAGCAAAGCAGAAGGAGTGGCCCGTGGACCATCTCGTACTCACCGTGATCGCCCCCGACAAGGCCGGGCAGGTCGAACGCGTTGCCCAGTGCATCGCCGATCACAACGGCAACTGGTTGGAAAGCCGCATGTCGCGCATGGCCGGGCAGTTCGCCGGGATCCTGCGGGTGGCGGTGCCGGCGGAAAACTATGCGGAGCTGGTCGAGTCGTTACAGAAGTTGAGTGACCATGGCATCAGGGTTCTGATCGCCGAAAGCGGCATCGAACCGTCCTGCACCTGGAAGCCGATCGCGATGGAACTGGTGGGCAATGACCGGCCGGGCATCGTTCGTGATATCACCCGGCTGCTGGCCGAGCAAGGGGTGAATGTGGAACGGCTGAGCACTGAGGTACGCCCAGCGCCGATGAGCAGCGAGCCGCTGTTCCATGCCGATGCGTTGCTGGCGTTGCCGTTGACCTTGTCGTTGGACGATCTGCAGGCGCGGCTGGAGAGCCTGGCGGATGATTTGATGGTGGAGTTGCGGCTGCGGCCGGAGGATTGATTCGAGATCGCCGGGGCTGCTTTGCAGCCCGTTCGCGGCGCCCTTGGTGGTTATCCCTATTTATCGGGGGCGACCCTGTGGATAACCTGGGGGGCCTCTTCGCTAGCCCAGCAATTACGAGGCCTAGCGAGACTTGAGCAAAAAACGTCCAATTATCAGAGGCTTGTGCACAAACGCCGGGGACGAGGGTGTGGATAACCTTTGGAGCGCTTGCTACAGGCCACGTCCCCCGTGGCCTGTAGCAATATGATCATTTTTTGATCAGGCGCGCTTGCGCAAGCTCAGCCAGGCATCGACGCTGTAGACAGCCAGCCCGGCCCAGATAAAGGCGAACGCCACCAAGGTGCTCGACGACAGGTGCTCGTCGAACAGCAACACCGCCTGCAGCAGCACCAAGGTTGGCGCCAGGTACTGCAGGAAGCCCAGGGTGGTGTAGGGCAGGTGGCGCGCGGCGGCGTTGAAGCACACCAGCGGTACCAGCGTCACCGGGCCTGCCGCAATCAACCACAAGGCCTCGCTGCTGCTGAAGAATTCAGGGCTGGCGCTGCTGGCTGTTGGATGCAGCAGCAACCAGCCAAGGGCGATGGGCACCAG
Coding sequences:
- a CDS encoding glycine cleavage system protein R — protein: MDHLVLTVIAPDKAGQVERVAQCIADHNGNWLESRMSRMAGQFAGILRVAVPAENYAELVESLQKLSDHGIRVLIAESGIEPSCTWKPIAMELVGNDRPGIVRDITRLLAEQGVNVERLSTEVRPAPMSSEPLFHADALLALPLTLSLDDLQARLESLADDLMVELRLRPED